Proteins encoded within one genomic window of Pongo pygmaeus isolate AG05252 chromosome 18, NHGRI_mPonPyg2-v2.0_pri, whole genome shotgun sequence:
- the LOC129015839 gene encoding sulfotransferase 1A1-like, with protein sequence MELIQDTSRPPLEYVNGVPLIKYFAEALGPLQSFRARPDDLLISTYPKSGTTWVSQILDMIYQGGDLEKCHRAPIFMRVPFLEFKAPGTPSGMETLKDTPAPRLLKTHLPLALLPQTLLDQKVKVVYVARNAKDVAVSYYHFYHMAKVHPEPGTWDSFLEKFMAGEVCYGSWYQHVQEWWELSRTHPVLYLFYEDMKENPKREIQKILEFVGRSLPEETVDLMVQHTSFKEMKKNPMTNYTTVPREFMDHSISPFMRKGMAGDWKTTFTVAQNERFDADYAEKMAGCSLSFRSEL encoded by the exons ATGGAGCTGATCCAGGACACCTCCCGCCCGCCACTGGAGTACGTGAATGGGGTCCCGCTCATCAAATACTTTGCAGAGGCACTGGGGCCCCTGCAGAGCTTCCGGGCCCGGCCTGATGACCTGCTCATCAGCACCTACCCCAAGTCTG gcACCACCTGGGTGAGCCAGATTTTGGACATGATCTACCAGGGCGGTGACCTGGAGAAGTGTCACCGAGCTCCCATCTTCATGCGGGTGCCCTTCCTTGAGTTCAAAGCCCCAGGGACTCCCTCAG GGATGGAGACTTTGAAAGACACACCAGCCCCACGACTCCTGAAGACACACCTGCCCCTGGCTCTGCTGCCCCAGACTCTGTTGGATCAGAAGGTCAag GTGGTCTATGTTGCCCGCAACGCGAAGGATGTGGCGGTTTCCTACTATCACTTCTACCACATGGCCAAGGTGCACCCTGAGCCTGGGACCTGGGACAGCTTCCTGGAGAAGTTCATGGCCGGAGAAG TGTGCTACGGGTCCTGGTACCAGCACGTGCAGGAGTGGTGGGAGCTGAGCCGCACCCACCCTGTTCTCTACCTCTTCTATGAAGACATGAAGGAG AACCccaaaagggagattcaaaagaTCCTGGAGTTTGTGGGGCGCTCTCTGCCAGAGGAGACCGTGGACCTCATGGTTCAGCACACGTCGTTCAAGGAGATGAAGAAGAACCCTATGACCAACTACACCACTGTCCCCCGGGAGTTCATGGACCACAGCATCTCCCCCTTCATGAGGAAAG GCATGGCTGGGGACTGGAAGACCACCTTCACCGTGGCGCAGAATGAGCGCTTTGATGCAGACTATGCAGAGAAGATGGCaggctgcagcctcagcttccgcTCTGAGCTGTGA
- the LOC129015844 gene encoding collagen, type I, alpha 1b-like: MSRPAWGGPPLEREGAQGSQASWAPGPSQVQAWRQQRDLRGALGPGRPEGHRPCGAAGRSPGGGRGAAGAGGAPRAGVPGPLQSRQGTRESGRLRTGGGPQALACLPQPSPQSLSLPEGRTPQTANRKPCRTSTISLAAKIAGLYDDSEPPQKTVRRGVLMTLLQQSAMTLPLWIGKPGDKPPPLCGAIPASGDYVTRPGDKVAAQVKAVDGDEQWILAEVISYSHATNKYEVDDIDEEGKDQETHPELAPDHPAAPVEGQPQDTP; the protein is encoded by the exons ATGAGCCGCCCTGCCTGGGGCGGACCTCCCCTGGAGCGCGAGGGTGCGCAGGGCTCACAGGCCTCTTGGGCACCGGGTCCCTCTCAGGTTCAGGCTTGGCGTCAGCAAAGGGACCTGCGCGGTGCCCTGGGGCCGGGGAGGCCCGAAGGCCATCGCCCGTGCGGCGCGGCGGGTAGAAGTCCGGGCGGAGGTCGGGGTGCAGCGGGAGCAGGAGGCGCGCCTAGGGCGGGGGTGCCAGGCCCACTCCAATCGCGGCAGGGTACGCGGGAGTCAGGGAGGCTCCGGACAGGGGGCGGACCCCAAGCCCTCGCCTGCCTGCCGCAACCCTCCCCCCAGTCTCTTTCCTTACCCGAAGGGCGGACACCGCAGACCGCAAACCGGAAGCCGTGCAGGACCAGCACCATCTCCCTGG cTGCCAAGATCGCGGGTCTCTATGATGACTCGGAGCCACCCCAGAAGACCGTGCGCAGAGGGGTGCTGATGACCCTGCTGCAGCAGTCGGCCATGACCCTGCCCCTGTGGATCGGGAAGCCTGGTGACAA GCCCCCACCCCTCTGTGGGGCCATCCCCGCCTCAGGAGACTACGTGACCAGACCTGGAGACAAGGTGGCTGCACAGGTGAAGGCCGTGGATGGGGATGAGCAGTGGATCCTGGCGGAGGTGATCAGTTACAGCCATGCCACCAACAA GTATGAGGTAGATGACATCGATGAAGAAGGCAAAGA CCAGGAGACACACCCTGAGCTGGCGCCGGATCATCCCGCTGCCCCAGTGGAAGGCCAACCCCAAGACACACCCTGA